One Pieris brassicae chromosome 11, ilPieBrab1.1, whole genome shotgun sequence DNA window includes the following coding sequences:
- the LOC123716600 gene encoding G protein-activated inward rectifier potassium channel 4-like: MVFNEPITDEIPPPVVPGIYRPKNRVPGINSYTRRKNIRAVLKNGYLNIESKSKQRQLFSNYIVSLVEARWRWTLLNFVSAHTCLWLFFGTIYWIISYNHEDYLPVPISQNPSKTTPCIRNLYGFTSAFLFSIEVHTTVAYGKRAITLECPQTVTAMCLQCIVSSIFQAIMVGILFAKLTRPRARTQTILFSRQAVINLRNDKFCLIFRVGDIRKSRILNIKPQAYVIRFQTEHKQMNPSDQIELNVDVDECEQTFFLWPITVVHWIDEQSPFYKLSAADLLCSKIEILVVFEGMIESTGQSVQARSSFIECDIFWGHRFATMIGYDTERMMYDVDFSKLSEIQQVDTPLCSASEFSTLLSVLSDTSREITT; the protein is encoded by the coding sequence GTGTACCAGGTATCAATTCTTATACACGTAGAAAAAACATACGTGCCGTTCTCAAAAATGGTTACCTGAATATCGAAAGTAAATCAAAACAAAGACAACTATTCTCCAACTACATCGTATCACTTGTTGAAGCAAGGTGGCGGTGGACCCTTCTCAATTTTGTAAGCGCACACACATGTCTTTGGCTTTTTTTTGGAACCATCTATTGGATTATTTCTTATAACCATGAAGACTACTTACCTGTACCCATATCTCAAAACCCTTCGAAGACAACACCGTGCATACGAAATCTATATGGATTTACCTCGGCTTTCCTCTTCAGCATCGAAGTTCACACAACGGTCGCATACGGAAAGCGAGCAATCACACTTGAATGTCCCCAGACTGTAACTGCGATGTGCTTACAATGCATTGTGAGCTCAATATTCCAGGCAATAATGGTCGGCATACTTTTCGCAAAGTTGACTCGTCCTAGAGCCAGGACGCAGACAATTCTCTTTAGCAGACAAGCAGTTATAAATCTAAGAAATGACAAATTCTGTCTAATATTCCGAGTCGGCGATATCAGGAAATCTagaatattgaatataaagcCTCAAGCCTACGTAATAAGGTTTCAAACTGAGCACAAACAGATGAATCCTAGCGatcaaattgaattgaatGTTGATGTAGATGAATGCGAACAAACTTTTTTTCTATGGCCAATTACGGTGGTCCATTGGATAGATGAACAGAGTCCGTTTTACAAACTATCAGCAGCTGACCTGTTGTGTAGTAAAATAGAAATACTCGTCGTTTTTGAAGGTATGATAGAATCAACCGGTCAATCGGTGCAAGCGCGGTCGAGTTTTATAGAGTGTGATATATTTTGGGGTCATAGATTTGCTACGATGATTGGCTATGATACAGAGAGGATGATGTATGATGTCGATTTTTCAAAGCTATCAGAAATTCAACAGGTCGACACTCCTTTGTGTTCTGCGAGTGAATTTAGCACATTGTTATCAGTCCTTTCGGACACTTCACGGGAGATCACTACATAG